A stretch of Coregonus clupeaformis isolate EN_2021a chromosome 37, ASM2061545v1, whole genome shotgun sequence DNA encodes these proteins:
- the ret gene encoding proto-oncogene tyrosine-protein kinase receptor Ret isoform X1: MGQTCGFSLGNIVLVLLLLCEGSVGLYFPQNQYKETVYVGQSAGTPVLQVHAMVESDSQRPHFYLCYLRPPPYAPWFHLDETTGILSMNKTLEWSDFDSAYKFWKLPLSVIAATRPLKKFLCGLSHPTVQVSLTFINDTAPPCGQTRPELKKLCFPDKDLHSHIKENRFPGALRQLRQLTRLNVCPNYTISYSVESDVPAPFAVNDTTTELVVTAPLDREERETYSPILVCTVQTDTMIDKFFVTLHINVYDEDDNAPYVSGTDTEDVVLDFDRMQGSSFGNLVVYDRDTTPRYPKSQSQNRFVGNMMTNDSWINEMFTIEYSFKEEKAIFGNVRGTVHEFRLALKKNLSVTENRTLQLDYLVNDTTYPGPEGTVMLHYNITILPVPIHFTNVTYLFTLTCRANVYAQVGRICVDNCLKFQGINVTYRLAVAEKTDKNVSADIQSCHAAISIAQSLKDMAGVLYVNDTEALHRPECQDLQYVVIAQEQQNLLQASAQILIVLDSNIDKQGLEDQRFLSCAKGRQRRDCENIRGLGATTGRCQWRQGSAKGISESYSTCSPDLRTCPDGFCDAVESKDVSICPQDCTTEPVIGGHEKGIVSGIRAGHGTCYCYSEKCFCEKDDIEEAMCDEVCKTIIATAVLLSFIVSILLSSYFIHRYHKNSPKPPITSAEMTFRRPAQSYPISYSANNMRRGSLDSMENHVAIDTFKIPEDPKWEFPRKNLVLGKTLGEGEFGKVVKATAFRLKGKAGYTTVAVKMLKDHASHSELRDLLSEFTLLKQVNHPHVIKMYGACSQDGPMYLIVEYAKYGSLRNFLRESRKVGPSYMLGNDANRNSSYLENPDERALTMGDLISFTWQISRGMQYLAEMKLVHRDLAARNVLVAEGRKMKISDFGLSRDVYEEDSYVKRSKGRIPVKWMAIESLFDHIYTTQSDVWSFGVLLWEIVTLGGNPYPGIAPERLFNLLKTGYRMEKPENCTEEMYNLMLRCWKQESNKRPIFADISKELEKMMVKNRDYLDLAASTPADTLLYDDALSEEDTPLVDCNNAPLPRTIPSTWIENKLYGMSYPNWPEKSPVLLNRLDATNPVFTRYANDSVYANWMALPSPAKIVDKLDS; this comes from the exons GGTCAGTTGGGCTCTACTTCCCCCAGAATCAGTACAAGGAGACTGTGTACGTCGGGCAGTCTGCAGGGACACCCGTGCTCCAGGTCCACGCCATGGTGGAGAGTGACTCTCAACGGCCCCACTTCTACCTGTGCTACCTGAGGCCTCCACCCTATGCTCCGTGGTTCCACCTGGACGAGACCACAGGGATACTCTCCATGAATAAGACCCTGGAGTGGAGCGACTTTGACTCTGCAT ATAAGTTTTGGAAGCTGCCGCTGAGTGTCATTGCAGCGACCAGACCATTGAAGAAATTCCTCTGTGGCCTCAGCCACCCCACCGTACAGGTCAGCCTGACCTTCATCAATGACACAGCGCCACCGTgtggccagaccagaccagagctgAAGAAACTGTGCTTCCCTGACAAAGACCTGCACTCCCACATTAAGGAGAACAGGTTCCCCGGGGCCCTCCGCCAGCTCAGACAGCTCACCAGGCTTAACGTCTGCCCCAACTACACCATCTCCTACAGTGTAGAATCCG ATGTTCCAGCCCCATTCGCTGTGAATGACACCACCACTGAGTTGGTAGTGACAGCTCCATTGGACCGCGAGGAGAGGGAGACGTACAGTCCCATTCTGGTTTGCACAGTGCAGACTGACACGATGATAGACAAGTTTTTTGTTACACTACATATCAACGTCTACGACGAGGACGACAATGCACCGTATGTCAGTGGAACAGACACAGAGGACGTGGTACTAGATTTTGATCGCATGCAG GGAAGTTCTTTTGGCAACTTGGTTGTCTATGATAGAGACACAACACCCAGGTATCCCAAATCCCAGAGTCAGAATAGATTTGTCGGAAATATGATGACCAATGACTCATGGATAAATGAAATGTTCACCATAGAATACTCTTTCAAAGAAGAGAAGGCCATTTTTGGCAACGTCCGAGGCACTGTTCATGAGTTCC GGCTTGCACTGAAGAAGAATTTGTCTGTAACCGAGAATAGGACACTCCAGCTGGATTACCTGGTTAATGACACTACATACCCCGGTCCAGAGGGAACTGTGATGCTGCACTACAATATCACCATCTTACCTGTCCCCATCCACTTCACCAATGTGACATACCTCTTCACCCTAACATGTAGAGCTAATGTCTACGCCCAG GTTGGTAGGATTTGTGTGGACAACTGCCTGAAGTTCCAGGGCATCAATGTCACATACCGGCTAGCGGTAGCAGAGAAGACAGATAAGAATGTGTCCGCCGACATACAGTCATGCCACGCTGCGATTAGCATTGCACAGAGCCTCAAGGACATGGCGGGGGTGTTATATGTGAACGACACAGAGGCGCTTCACAGGCCAGAGTGCCAGGACCTGCAGTACGTGGTTATTGCTCAAGAGCAACAGAATCTGCTGCAGGCTAGCGCTCAGATCCTCATTGTGCTCGATAGCAATA tTGATAAGCAGGGCCTAGAGGACCAGCGGTTCCTCTCCTGTGCAAAGGGGAGACAGCGTAGGGACTGTGAGAACATCAGAGGCCTGGGGGCAACCACAGGGAGGTGCCAATGGAGACAGGGCTCTGCAAAAG GAATATCAGAAAGTTATTCCACCTGCTCCCCTGACCTCCGCACATGCCCTGATGGTTTTTGTGATGCAGTTGAAAGCAAAGACGTGTCAATATGTCCTCAGGATTGTACAA CTGAACCCGTTATAGGAGGTCATGAGAAAGGCATTGTGTCTGGCATCAGAGCAGGTCATGGAACCTGCTATTGTTACTCTGAAAAATGCTTCTGTGAGAAGGATGATATAGAGG AGGCCATGTGTGACGAGGTCTGCAAGACCATCATTGCCACTGCCGTGCTGCTCTCCTTCATCGTCTCCATCCTCCTGTCCTCCTACTTCATCCATCGTTACCACAAGAACTCCCCCAAGCCCCCCATCACCTCGGCTGAGATGACCTTCCGGCGGCCCGCACAGTCCTACCCCATCAGCTACTCCGCTAACAACATGCGCCGTGGCTCGTTGGACTCCATGGAGAACCATGTAGCCATTGACACCTTCAAAATACCT GAGGATCCCAAATGGGAATTTCCACGCAAAAACCTGGTGCTGGGCAAAACCTTAGGAGAAGGGGAGTTTGGGAAGGTTGTCAAGGCAACTGCATTCCGGCTGAAAGGAAAGGCTGGTTACACCACAGTAGCTGTGAAAATGCTTAAAG ACCACGCCTCACATAGTGAACTGCGTGACCTCCTGTCAGAATTCACCTTACTGAAGCAAGTCAACCATCCACACGTCATCAAGATGTACGGAGCTTGCAGCCAGGATG GTCCAATGTACCTGATTGTAGAATATGCCAAATATGGGTCACTGCGCAACTTCCTACGTGAGAGCCGAAAGGTGGGACCCAGCTACATGTTGGGCAACGATGCCAACCGCAACTCGAGCTACCTGGAGAACCCAGATGAGAGGGCACTCACCATGGGCGACCTGATCTCCTTCACCTGGCAGATCTCCAGGGGCATGCAGTACCTGGCTGAAATGAAG CTTGTTCACAGGGACCTCGCTGCAAGAAATGTCCTAGTTGCGGAGGGGCGTAAGATGAAGATTTCAGACTTTGGTTTGTCCCGGGACGTGTATGAGGAAGACTCTTATGTGAAGAGGAGCAAG GGCCGAATCCCAGTGAAATGGATGGCAATAGAGTCCTTGTTTGATCACATTTACACAACACAAAGTGACGT CTGGTCCTTTGGTGTGCTGTTGTGGGAAATTGTGACACTGGGTGGAAACCCGTACCCAGGCATCGCCCCTGAACGCCTATTTAACCTCCTCAAGACTGGCTACAGGATGGAGAAACCAGAGAACtgcactgaggaaat GTATAATCTGATGCTTCGATGCTGGAAACAGGAGTCAAACAAAAGGCCCATATTCGCAGATATCAGCAAAGAACTGGAGAAGATGATGGTGAAAAACCGG GATTACCTGGACCTGGCAGCGTCTACGCCAGCCGACACCCTACTGTACGACGACGCCCTCTCCGAAGAGGACACACCCCTAGTGGACTGTAATAACGCCCCTCTCCCTCGAACCATTCCCTCCACATGGATTGAAAACAAGCTCTATG GCATGTCATACCCGAACTGGCCTGAGAAGAGCCCGGTACTGCTCAACAGACTTGATGCCACTAACCCAGTCTTTACAAGATATGCCAATGATAGTGTTTATGCAAACTGGATGGCTTTGCCTTCACCCGCAAAAATTGTGGACAAGCTTGATAGTTAA
- the ret gene encoding proto-oncogene tyrosine-protein kinase receptor Ret isoform X2 — protein MGQTCGFSLGNIVLVLLLLCEGSVGLYFPQNQYKETVYVGQSAGTPVLQVHAMVESDSQRPHFYLCYLRPPPYAPWFHLDETTGILSMNKTLEWSDFDSAYKFWKLPLSVIAATRPLKKFLCGLSHPTVQVSLTFINDTAPPCGQTRPELKKLCFPDKDLHSHIKENRFPGALRQLRQLTRLNVCPNYTISYSVESDVPAPFAVNDTTTELVVTAPLDREERETYSPILVCTVQTDTMIDKFFVTLHINVYDEDDNAPYVSGTDTEDVVLDFDRMQGSSFGNLVVYDRDTTPRYPKSQSQNRFVGNMMTNDSWINEMFTIEYSFKEEKAIFGNVRGTVHEFRLALKKNLSVTENRTLQLDYLVNDTTYPGPEGTVMLHYNITILPVPIHFTNVTYLFTLTCRANVYAQVGRICVDNCLKFQGINVTYRLAVAEKTDKNVSADIQSCHAAISIAQSLKDMAGVLYVNDTEALHRPECQDLQYVVIAQEQQNLLQASAQILIVLDSNIDKQGLEDQRFLSCAKGRQRRDCENIRGLGATTGRCQWRQGSAKGISESYSTCSPDLRTCPDGFCDAVESKDVSICPQDCTTEPVIGGHEKGIVSGIRAGHGTCYCYSEKCFCEKDDIEEAMCDEVCKTIIATAVLLSFIVSILLSSYFIHRYHKNSPKPPITSAEMTFRRPAQSYPISYSANNMRRGSLDSMENHVAIDTFKIPEDPKWEFPRKNLVLGKTLGEGEFGKVVKATAFRLKGKAGYTTVAVKMLKDHASHSELRDLLSEFTLLKQVNHPHVIKMYGACSQDGPMYLIVEYAKYGSLRNFLRESRKVGPSYMLGNDANRNSSYLENPDERALTMGDLISFTWQISRGMQYLAEMKLVHRDLAARNVLVAEGRKMKISDFGLSRDVYEEDSYVKRSKGRIPVKWMAIESLFDHIYTTQSDVWSFGVLLWEIVTLGGNPYPGIAPERLFNLLKTGYRMEKPENCTEEMYNLMLRCWKQESNKRPIFADISKELEKMMVKNRDYLDLAASTPADTLLYDDALSEEDTPLVDCNNAPLPRTIPSTWIENKLYGRISHAFTRF, from the exons GGTCAGTTGGGCTCTACTTCCCCCAGAATCAGTACAAGGAGACTGTGTACGTCGGGCAGTCTGCAGGGACACCCGTGCTCCAGGTCCACGCCATGGTGGAGAGTGACTCTCAACGGCCCCACTTCTACCTGTGCTACCTGAGGCCTCCACCCTATGCTCCGTGGTTCCACCTGGACGAGACCACAGGGATACTCTCCATGAATAAGACCCTGGAGTGGAGCGACTTTGACTCTGCAT ATAAGTTTTGGAAGCTGCCGCTGAGTGTCATTGCAGCGACCAGACCATTGAAGAAATTCCTCTGTGGCCTCAGCCACCCCACCGTACAGGTCAGCCTGACCTTCATCAATGACACAGCGCCACCGTgtggccagaccagaccagagctgAAGAAACTGTGCTTCCCTGACAAAGACCTGCACTCCCACATTAAGGAGAACAGGTTCCCCGGGGCCCTCCGCCAGCTCAGACAGCTCACCAGGCTTAACGTCTGCCCCAACTACACCATCTCCTACAGTGTAGAATCCG ATGTTCCAGCCCCATTCGCTGTGAATGACACCACCACTGAGTTGGTAGTGACAGCTCCATTGGACCGCGAGGAGAGGGAGACGTACAGTCCCATTCTGGTTTGCACAGTGCAGACTGACACGATGATAGACAAGTTTTTTGTTACACTACATATCAACGTCTACGACGAGGACGACAATGCACCGTATGTCAGTGGAACAGACACAGAGGACGTGGTACTAGATTTTGATCGCATGCAG GGAAGTTCTTTTGGCAACTTGGTTGTCTATGATAGAGACACAACACCCAGGTATCCCAAATCCCAGAGTCAGAATAGATTTGTCGGAAATATGATGACCAATGACTCATGGATAAATGAAATGTTCACCATAGAATACTCTTTCAAAGAAGAGAAGGCCATTTTTGGCAACGTCCGAGGCACTGTTCATGAGTTCC GGCTTGCACTGAAGAAGAATTTGTCTGTAACCGAGAATAGGACACTCCAGCTGGATTACCTGGTTAATGACACTACATACCCCGGTCCAGAGGGAACTGTGATGCTGCACTACAATATCACCATCTTACCTGTCCCCATCCACTTCACCAATGTGACATACCTCTTCACCCTAACATGTAGAGCTAATGTCTACGCCCAG GTTGGTAGGATTTGTGTGGACAACTGCCTGAAGTTCCAGGGCATCAATGTCACATACCGGCTAGCGGTAGCAGAGAAGACAGATAAGAATGTGTCCGCCGACATACAGTCATGCCACGCTGCGATTAGCATTGCACAGAGCCTCAAGGACATGGCGGGGGTGTTATATGTGAACGACACAGAGGCGCTTCACAGGCCAGAGTGCCAGGACCTGCAGTACGTGGTTATTGCTCAAGAGCAACAGAATCTGCTGCAGGCTAGCGCTCAGATCCTCATTGTGCTCGATAGCAATA tTGATAAGCAGGGCCTAGAGGACCAGCGGTTCCTCTCCTGTGCAAAGGGGAGACAGCGTAGGGACTGTGAGAACATCAGAGGCCTGGGGGCAACCACAGGGAGGTGCCAATGGAGACAGGGCTCTGCAAAAG GAATATCAGAAAGTTATTCCACCTGCTCCCCTGACCTCCGCACATGCCCTGATGGTTTTTGTGATGCAGTTGAAAGCAAAGACGTGTCAATATGTCCTCAGGATTGTACAA CTGAACCCGTTATAGGAGGTCATGAGAAAGGCATTGTGTCTGGCATCAGAGCAGGTCATGGAACCTGCTATTGTTACTCTGAAAAATGCTTCTGTGAGAAGGATGATATAGAGG AGGCCATGTGTGACGAGGTCTGCAAGACCATCATTGCCACTGCCGTGCTGCTCTCCTTCATCGTCTCCATCCTCCTGTCCTCCTACTTCATCCATCGTTACCACAAGAACTCCCCCAAGCCCCCCATCACCTCGGCTGAGATGACCTTCCGGCGGCCCGCACAGTCCTACCCCATCAGCTACTCCGCTAACAACATGCGCCGTGGCTCGTTGGACTCCATGGAGAACCATGTAGCCATTGACACCTTCAAAATACCT GAGGATCCCAAATGGGAATTTCCACGCAAAAACCTGGTGCTGGGCAAAACCTTAGGAGAAGGGGAGTTTGGGAAGGTTGTCAAGGCAACTGCATTCCGGCTGAAAGGAAAGGCTGGTTACACCACAGTAGCTGTGAAAATGCTTAAAG ACCACGCCTCACATAGTGAACTGCGTGACCTCCTGTCAGAATTCACCTTACTGAAGCAAGTCAACCATCCACACGTCATCAAGATGTACGGAGCTTGCAGCCAGGATG GTCCAATGTACCTGATTGTAGAATATGCCAAATATGGGTCACTGCGCAACTTCCTACGTGAGAGCCGAAAGGTGGGACCCAGCTACATGTTGGGCAACGATGCCAACCGCAACTCGAGCTACCTGGAGAACCCAGATGAGAGGGCACTCACCATGGGCGACCTGATCTCCTTCACCTGGCAGATCTCCAGGGGCATGCAGTACCTGGCTGAAATGAAG CTTGTTCACAGGGACCTCGCTGCAAGAAATGTCCTAGTTGCGGAGGGGCGTAAGATGAAGATTTCAGACTTTGGTTTGTCCCGGGACGTGTATGAGGAAGACTCTTATGTGAAGAGGAGCAAG GGCCGAATCCCAGTGAAATGGATGGCAATAGAGTCCTTGTTTGATCACATTTACACAACACAAAGTGACGT CTGGTCCTTTGGTGTGCTGTTGTGGGAAATTGTGACACTGGGTGGAAACCCGTACCCAGGCATCGCCCCTGAACGCCTATTTAACCTCCTCAAGACTGGCTACAGGATGGAGAAACCAGAGAACtgcactgaggaaat GTATAATCTGATGCTTCGATGCTGGAAACAGGAGTCAAACAAAAGGCCCATATTCGCAGATATCAGCAAAGAACTGGAGAAGATGATGGTGAAAAACCGG GATTACCTGGACCTGGCAGCGTCTACGCCAGCCGACACCCTACTGTACGACGACGCCCTCTCCGAAGAGGACACACCCCTAGTGGACTGTAATAACGCCCCTCTCCCTCGAACCATTCCCTCCACATGGATTGAAAACAAGCTCTATGGTAGAATTTCCCATGCATTTACTCGATTTTAG